One region of Arthrobacter sp. StoSoilB22 genomic DNA includes:
- a CDS encoding FAD-dependent oxidoreductase has protein sequence MSEYLNSTDVLVVGGGMAGLAGALALRENGANVTLVERAPEFGEVGAGLQMAPNASRVLKRWGLLEKALEIGVQPKHLVFRDAVTGEELTRQSLQGEFKDRYGAPYVVIHRSDLHRVLLEGCEAAGVKLINDVMVNGVETVNGRGVVHTESGVDYEADVVIAADGLKSTLRPLVASDEPVSSAYVAYRGTVPITSETPAADLEDVVVYLGPDCHLVQYPLRKGELLNTVAVFKSPSFERGEEQYGGVDELQAAYQDCVPAVQAALANLGTGIRWPMYDRDPIENWVAGRMVLMGDAAHPMLQYLAQGACQALEDAAVLQDVTAGTVFTADGVNPAAWDEALAAFNSARATRTARVQRTARVWGESWHVSGLARTLRNLLFKSRKDNDFQYNDWLYEAAGQGVPALEAALVTSKQPA, from the coding sequence ATGTCTGAGTACCTCAATTCCACTGACGTCCTGGTTGTGGGAGGAGGCATGGCCGGCCTTGCAGGCGCCCTGGCCCTCCGCGAAAACGGCGCCAACGTCACGCTGGTAGAGCGGGCGCCCGAGTTCGGCGAGGTAGGCGCCGGCCTGCAAATGGCACCGAATGCATCCCGTGTCCTAAAGCGCTGGGGCTTGCTGGAGAAGGCACTGGAAATCGGTGTCCAGCCCAAGCACTTGGTGTTCCGGGATGCTGTTACCGGAGAAGAGCTGACGAGGCAGTCGCTTCAGGGGGAGTTCAAGGACCGGTACGGCGCACCGTACGTGGTGATCCACCGCAGCGACCTGCACCGGGTTCTCCTTGAAGGCTGTGAAGCTGCCGGGGTGAAGCTCATCAACGATGTCATGGTGAACGGCGTGGAAACGGTGAACGGCAGGGGAGTAGTGCACACCGAGTCGGGTGTGGACTATGAAGCCGATGTGGTGATCGCTGCCGACGGATTGAAGTCCACGCTGCGCCCGCTGGTGGCCTCGGATGAACCCGTTTCCTCCGCTTACGTGGCATACAGGGGAACCGTGCCCATTACGTCGGAAACCCCTGCTGCGGACCTCGAAGACGTCGTGGTTTATCTCGGCCCGGACTGTCACCTGGTGCAGTACCCCCTGCGCAAGGGGGAGCTGCTGAACACTGTGGCCGTTTTCAAATCGCCGTCCTTCGAGCGCGGTGAAGAACAATACGGCGGAGTGGACGAGCTGCAGGCCGCCTACCAGGACTGTGTTCCGGCGGTGCAGGCGGCTCTTGCGAACCTCGGCACGGGCATCCGCTGGCCCATGTACGATCGCGACCCCATTGAAAACTGGGTCGCCGGCCGTATGGTTCTGATGGGCGACGCCGCCCACCCCATGCTCCAGTACCTTGCCCAAGGTGCCTGCCAGGCCCTCGAAGACGCCGCCGTGCTGCAAGACGTCACCGCAGGCACCGTCTTCACCGCTGACGGCGTCAACCCGGCCGCGTGGGATGAAGCGCTTGCCGCGTTCAATTCCGCCCGCGCCACCAGGACAGCCCGGGTCCAGCGCACCGCCCGCGTCTGGGGCGAGTCCTGGCACGTTTCCGGCCTCGCGCGGACACTGCGCAACTTGCTGTTCAAGAGCCGCAAGGACAACGACTTCCAGTACAACGATTGGCTTTATGAGGCGGCGGGCCAAGGCGTGCCTGCACTGGAGGCGGCCTTGGTAACCAGCAAGCAGCCTGCCTGA
- a CDS encoding SCO1664 family protein, protein MPAPELMTAELTLTGRITTASNATFLGSIADVDVVYKPIAGESPLWDFPHGCLAHREVAAYLVSQVFDWDIVPRTWLRDGPLGAGMVQLWQEQDPTQRAVNLLATEHVPETGWKHVLEGQDENGRMVSLVHEDSAALRRMAVFDAVVNNADRKGDHILAMTDGVRHGVDHGLTFHQDHKLRTVLWGWLGDALTDEELEGIDRVTEGLQGGLGRDLADLLSAEEIASLTTRCERLRAAGCFPAPSGEMPAVPWPLF, encoded by the coding sequence ATGCCCGCGCCGGAGCTCATGACCGCCGAGCTGACACTCACCGGCCGCATTACGACGGCGTCGAACGCTACCTTCCTGGGCAGCATCGCCGACGTCGACGTCGTCTACAAGCCCATAGCAGGCGAAAGCCCGCTATGGGATTTTCCGCACGGATGCCTGGCTCACCGCGAAGTAGCCGCCTACCTGGTCTCGCAGGTTTTCGACTGGGACATCGTGCCACGCACCTGGCTACGCGATGGTCCCCTGGGTGCTGGAATGGTGCAGCTCTGGCAGGAGCAAGACCCCACCCAGCGCGCAGTGAACCTGCTCGCGACGGAGCACGTACCGGAGACGGGATGGAAACACGTCCTCGAAGGACAGGATGAGAACGGACGGATGGTTTCCCTCGTTCACGAAGACTCGGCCGCGCTCAGGCGAATGGCTGTGTTCGATGCGGTGGTCAACAACGCCGACCGGAAAGGCGACCACATCCTCGCCATGACGGACGGCGTCCGGCACGGCGTGGACCATGGACTGACCTTCCACCAGGACCACAAGCTGCGCACGGTGCTGTGGGGCTGGCTGGGCGATGCTCTTACGGACGAGGAACTCGAAGGCATCGATCGTGTGACCGAAGGACTGCAGGGTGGACTCGGCCGGGACCTGGCCGACTTGCTCAGCGCCGAAGAAATCGCATCGCTCACCACTCGGTGCGAGCGGTTGCGCGCGGCAGGGTGCTTTCCGGCTCCGAGCGGGGAGATGCCGGCCGTGCCCTGGCCCCTGTTTTAG
- a CDS encoding DUF3090 domain-containing protein: MPTLVHEFAWPDRVVVGTIGLPGSRTFYLQVRTGKQMVSVALEKQQSALLADKIDEILDQLITVQGNPFSVPTSTPPELVDNDPLEAVEEQFRTGAMSLGWDPTTAQVVIEAYPIADLDDDDEPRDEDGSNAAEMLLVRMPVGTARAFAKRTREIVGAGRPACPLCGLPMDADGHVCALPEA; encoded by the coding sequence ATGCCTACACTTGTTCACGAGTTTGCCTGGCCTGATCGGGTCGTTGTTGGCACCATCGGCCTTCCCGGGTCGCGGACCTTCTACCTGCAGGTGCGTACGGGAAAGCAAATGGTGAGTGTTGCTTTGGAGAAGCAGCAGTCGGCTCTGCTCGCGGATAAGATCGACGAAATCCTCGATCAGCTCATCACCGTCCAAGGCAACCCGTTCAGCGTTCCCACAAGTACTCCCCCTGAACTTGTAGACAATGACCCTCTGGAAGCCGTTGAAGAACAGTTCCGCACAGGCGCCATGAGCTTGGGCTGGGATCCAACCACTGCGCAGGTTGTCATCGAGGCGTACCCCATCGCTGACCTCGATGACGACGACGAACCACGTGATGAGGACGGCTCCAACGCGGCCGAAATGTTGCTGGTGCGCATGCCCGTAGGCACCGCCCGCGCTTTCGCCAAACGCACCCGGGAGATCGTCGGGGCCGGACGACCCGCGTGCCCGCTGTGCGGTCTCCCCATGGACGCCGACGGGCACGTCTGCGCCCTTCCCGAGGCCTGA
- a CDS encoding histidine phosphatase family protein, with product MATVILVRHGRTTANATGLLAGRALGVDLDQVGREQAAQTADRLAAVPVVAVVSSPLERCQQTARLIIDRQAGTPYAPVDPDLTECDYGQWQGRSLSDLATENLWPVVQSQPAAVVFPGGESMAAMQARSVAAIRRHDAAFEAEHGPGAVWVAVSHGDVIKSILADALGMHLDLFQRINVGPASVSIVRYGPSRPSVYATNTDAGDLSWLTNIVPAGDAPVGGGVGHNAL from the coding sequence ATGGCAACAGTTATTCTTGTGCGGCACGGCCGCACCACGGCCAATGCAACTGGACTGCTGGCCGGGCGGGCCCTTGGTGTCGACCTGGACCAGGTGGGCCGCGAACAGGCGGCTCAGACAGCTGACCGGCTCGCGGCCGTCCCGGTAGTCGCGGTCGTATCGAGCCCCCTTGAGCGCTGCCAACAGACGGCCCGGCTCATCATCGACCGCCAGGCCGGCACGCCGTACGCGCCGGTCGACCCGGATCTCACCGAGTGCGATTACGGCCAGTGGCAGGGCCGCTCCCTCAGCGACCTGGCCACCGAGAATTTGTGGCCGGTTGTGCAATCGCAACCAGCCGCCGTCGTGTTTCCCGGTGGTGAATCCATGGCGGCAATGCAGGCTCGTTCCGTGGCAGCGATTCGACGTCACGATGCGGCCTTCGAAGCCGAGCACGGGCCAGGTGCCGTATGGGTTGCCGTAAGTCATGGCGACGTTATCAAGTCGATCCTCGCCGACGCGCTCGGCATGCACCTTGACCTGTTTCAGCGAATCAACGTGGGCCCTGCCTCTGTTTCGATCGTGCGCTACGGCCCTAGCCGGCCGAGCGTATACGCGACCAACACAGACGCGGGTGATCTGTCATGGCTTACAAATATTGTCCCCGCCGGGGATGCGCCAGTGGGCGGCGGTGTGGGGCACAACGCTCTGTGA